From one Basilea psittacipulmonis DSM 24701 genomic stretch:
- a CDS encoding ArnT family glycosyltransferase, with the protein MPNRTNETIQHKFAFLFDFCHRLLNRGEKISSIWLIVGVFLWFFLYAWSRPFLIPDEGRYVGVAWEMIRSGNYLIPTLNDQPFFHKPPLMYWLTALFLNIFGHHEYAARLTPILGALIGIFSFYFLIKKHQHPRTALLYLIIASTLPLLFMGAEYANLDMLVAGLISACIVCFVHCALLINAQHPHQSWLIVAYGLAGLAFLAKGLIGIVLPAGAIGLWLVLTAQWRLMLPLLAAPWAWLTLLIIILPWLIAVQIQYPCFLHYFFIVQHFERYTDESFNNPNPAWFYLIYLVPCVLPYLYWLLKSLIQHPFKPSAQIRLMAWVAVLWMTLFFSIPNSKLIGYIFPVTFFLAYLIADAYYACKITAIKRLSYFAGVTFFATALIMTVIWLTFRSPKNYQPAALTLSSSIQANDEVYMLGYYYYSFPFYAGLKKPVYIIDHWNKEQVLNTDNWQRELMEGTVLFKPQDEYLYKDLSHLDLCQISTPSWIVSSPNRLTLLDIRAFSTIIHQDRNLILAKIDPDKINAVYGCKSSKP; encoded by the coding sequence ATGCCCAATCGTACGAACGAAACCATTCAACACAAGTTTGCTTTTCTTTTTGACTTTTGCCATCGTTTACTGAATCGTGGTGAAAAAATATCCAGTATTTGGCTGATAGTAGGCGTTTTTCTGTGGTTTTTTCTGTATGCGTGGAGTCGTCCTTTTTTAATCCCTGATGAGGGGCGATATGTGGGGGTCGCTTGGGAAATGATACGTTCAGGCAATTACCTGATTCCCACCTTAAATGATCAGCCTTTTTTTCATAAACCGCCTTTGATGTATTGGCTAACCGCTTTGTTCCTCAATATTTTTGGACATCATGAATATGCGGCACGTTTAACCCCGATTTTAGGGGCTTTGATTGGGATATTTAGTTTCTATTTTTTAATCAAAAAACACCAACACCCACGAACTGCCTTGCTATACCTCATCATTGCCAGCACCTTACCCTTGTTATTTATGGGAGCCGAATATGCGAATTTAGACATGCTGGTAGCTGGCTTGATTAGTGCGTGTATCGTTTGTTTCGTGCATTGTGCCTTACTGATCAACGCACAACACCCCCATCAAAGCTGGTTAATAGTCGCTTATGGCCTAGCGGGATTGGCTTTTTTGGCCAAAGGTTTAATCGGCATCGTATTGCCTGCGGGTGCGATCGGTCTTTGGCTAGTTTTAACCGCACAATGGCGACTGATGTTGCCTTTGCTCGCTGCTCCTTGGGCTTGGCTGACATTATTGATCATCATCTTGCCATGGTTAATCGCGGTACAAATCCAATACCCCTGCTTTCTTCATTACTTCTTTATCGTGCAACATTTTGAACGTTATACCGATGAAAGCTTCAACAACCCCAATCCAGCTTGGTTTTACCTAATTTATCTGGTGCCTTGTGTATTGCCTTATTTGTATTGGCTGCTCAAAAGCCTCATTCAACACCCTTTCAAACCTTCTGCTCAGATTCGTTTAATGGCATGGGTGGCGGTGTTATGGATGACTCTTTTTTTCTCCATCCCCAACTCCAAATTAATCGGCTATATTTTTCCCGTTACATTTTTTCTAGCTTATTTGATTGCTGACGCGTATTATGCCTGCAAAATCACTGCTATCAAACGTTTGTCTTATTTTGCAGGGGTAACTTTTTTTGCCACCGCCTTAATCATGACGGTTATTTGGCTTACTTTCCGTTCCCCTAAAAACTATCAACCCGCCGCCCTAACCTTGTCTTCATCTATTCAAGCCAATGATGAGGTATATATGCTCGGTTATTATTACTATTCCTTTCCTTTTTATGCGGGATTAAAAAAACCAGTTTACATCATCGATCACTGGAACAAAGAACAGGTTTTGAATACGGATAACTGGCAACGTGAGCTAATGGAGGGGACGGTTTTATTTAAACCACAAGATGAATATTTGTACAAAGACCTCTCACACTTGGATTTATGCCAAATTTCTACCCCCTCTTGGATCGTGAGTAGCCCCAATCGCTTGACATTATTAGACATCCGAGCGTTCAGCACCATCATTCATCAAGACAGAAATTTAATCCTTGCCAAAATC
- a CDS encoding ESPR domain-containing protein, protein MNRHYKTVWSHARQQWVVTSELAKSHSKSSRSSVVKAAIATSLLALASGTAFAECTGGYSHDNLYR, encoded by the coding sequence ATGAATCGCCATTATAAAACAGTCTGGAGTCATGCCCGTCAACAGTGGGTGGTAACCTCTGAGTTAGCTAAATCTCATTCTAAATCCTCACGTTCGTCTGTTGTTAAAGCTGCAATAGCCACGTCTTTACTAGCTTTGGCAAGTGGTACAGCCTTTGCAGAGTGTACGGGGGGGTACAGCCACGATAACTTGTACAGGTGA
- a CDS encoding autotransporter domain-containing protein has product MQSVRGGTATITCTGDTAGQRQKITDDNTIFTVDSGASLKITGAEDKRAGLETTLDYSGSGSGLGVVIDLDNKNYSGTNNVNNATIINKGTIAWNEANKTGELIKFGKIGSQAPTATKLSLTNEADATISLDVGDSSKASKVRVIHTAVYPDNPTDPNDYSTSIINKGTISATNATTPVSSSGIMQGIYAGNYNPSVTNSGTISVKSTDAKVDVDGLLFNTTTVTNGQPIVNNEAGGKITVEGLKQSSGVRSTTAQSALEMTNAGEITVTGQKSYGINTTTNNGATTIENKGKITSKGVLAGQTLAEAYGVYINSQYNGYSKADGNLTVGVTNEGTIDVSSEIGTATTIATTDRNKFSKAVGVYGYISGTDNDVTLTNKGTGSAIKVTGPQAVGMYASVNAAGNATTTNEGNITVTQNAKGIQEDLYLYSNSVGMYAFSREGNATAVNTGTITLKGEESNGQSSYYDSKEISGSTNNNTESGLYPDNPKLVGIMANGQNATVTNSASINATSTLYGVRSVGIALEFAPNESYRRKSLSNYEVKNSGAIDVSGVGAGGILGRSFGKITITNEATGTIKATSNSYAGVDTTKTKIDNAVGIQGFSFTNDVSIDNKADVTATANDTSTNLNGGAFGIYGAAAASITSRNNTAPLSGNLTIKNTGNVKVSGQTSTVGIFGESYNNTYFKDPTTVKIENSGDISITKNPSSSTSFAAGIYASANTTTSTVEVKNTASKLDINANTATDNAKSATSRSSAEMQGIIAKGKSAKVENSAVITANSNLAGLNMTGIRLYAGDGDATLTNTAKITATQTGKMEASATYPTGDDIYSAAIKVTNRGATEIKNNGAISLAGNLVSDVSSVFNNAGNSQNLNNIYSDYVRKLMGIYVKNYSSTDTPTVENTGDIKGESKLFATQITGVYVNSNSVATDGVIKNTGGEIDLKGASAVGLMSYANKGKAEITSTGTKIKVTSQANTEADAASKSEFLRVGPAVGIYARSTSGVANITNQAVIEAEGPTATAIETYSGSNTTSVTNGAALTVTGNVATGIKAYGSTTAAGEATKVTNSADITITRTPSNTTTSSAAIYAQAGGKGDVKVENTNTASKITLTANAASDNTTGGGTLYGIYASGQGKSTVVNKATIVGNSNLTSQSITGIYASASSLAAGDVSVDTDKDINLTARTVTGISAQNGNGSTALNLTKGNITVTAQPVTSNTSYGSDTVGSATGIQVSASGTGNEAKVENAVAVMAKAIVDAATYGASVGKYETALGIKVNGGSGTNATLVNKGAITTEGASSIGLMATAYSSTTIAKVENNAAITTTQKGKNISGVASNISAAIMGTAQYANVDVTNNGAITLNGEALSDDTTVATTPTLSTTESKLVGIYGELTNSSNTKELTVKNNAAITGTSTLDSTSVVGVLATSEGNGTVKIINDTSDSTINLTGASVAGLMTSGGQNIDIQSKGGDITVTATADKGVAKGIFINTNSAVITGTSDLTNKALVGIRAASNGSGGASVTNKGNIALTHDQSAVQGNKQGFESVGIYASSSTSVAKIENTGATVTVENPISFGQVNSRALKAEGATKAEVTNDSALTIKKTASVYAEGIRATANATTGTATVNNKGEINVESSASNAYAAGIYSTAGEVTVENTANITSVADSSNNYAAGIVSTNSSATDVTLKNLNNAVIKATNNGTGSARGIYATASTTKGTVKIETAAGTSIVTDNAAGKAQGLYVASALNSNIQNNGTITATTAKDAYGIQDGSLNSVITNTADIKATGTSSAYGMYVENTTSKTVGGTTKQQCFGNFCFDVTEGGTNVFTSNLVSSNITNDANLTVKANNATDSAGIYVGFGADTTAASITNTKTIELTGSSDKATSLRRSAITFASDGNTAKATFTVDNSGTIQSDDNSYAITLSQIANPATGAIEDNETNIAITNTGTISSALGVKTQAGADSYTQTGSNSMFEGVLDMDKGDDVATFEDGYIIGKIYMGEGSDTVSIASNVDTTGLTVLDGGDDYGTADGWVDTLILNGERQIFTDNQGTTATSRAGNTGINLLDWENIDLGDGTTESVATLAGNLEAETVNIANNATLKMSEDINSPTIKGSVVNSGTIDLTGNKQTGDTLTIDGNYTGNSGSTIKLNFVLNDDKEFAASDNVVITGTASGESTVELLGEDNTAVVLDGNAEEVSLATSKLPIISVQGNSDFQVTDFKLTGTLETTGASDVKLVRNGANNYYWGPSYAWVTNRVGANATNYLGMIRVNQEQGFMTLSTYHERRGDNIYTYPENKQSWGRIYGRHISQDGAQFIGLDTNFYGIQIGHDFRIRYNENGRRDQTGVYFAYNQASADFMNYTRDDPKTGRGTAKNFSLGITHTRLYANMTYIDLVAQVSHTRNKYKPIAKEARGQDTWGYALSAEYGRPFVINERRALDNAYTTRWTIEPQAQLVYQYMHMNDFRDETREIATNVQHALRGRLGARAVYHTNEKNTVYAVANIWHDFLKPRKMNIGEDAIRETYASTWGELGVGSSMKFNRNTAIYGDVRYERSLSGTKRHGVRGTVGLSYNWK; this is encoded by the coding sequence TTGCAGAGTGTACGGGGGGGTACAGCCACGATAACTTGTACAGGTGATACAGCTGGTCAACGCCAAAAAATCACCGATGACAATACGATATTTACTGTTGATTCAGGGGCTTCATTGAAGATAACAGGTGCTGAAGATAAAAGAGCTGGTTTAGAAACGACCCTTGATTATTCTGGATCAGGAAGTGGTCTTGGTGTAGTCATTGATTTAGATAATAAGAATTATAGCGGAACGAATAATGTTAATAATGCCACAATTATCAACAAAGGAACGATAGCTTGGAATGAAGCGAATAAAACAGGTGAACTTATCAAGTTCGGTAAAATAGGTTCGCAAGCACCTACAGCTACCAAGCTTTCTTTGACGAACGAGGCAGATGCCACCATTTCGCTAGATGTTGGGGATAGTAGTAAAGCATCTAAAGTAAGAGTTATCCATACGGCAGTTTATCCTGATAATCCTACTGATCCTAATGATTATTCTACAAGCATCATTAATAAAGGTACAATTTCTGCGACGAATGCGACTACCCCAGTTTCTAGTAGTGGCATAATGCAAGGCATTTATGCGGGTAACTATAACCCTAGCGTGACTAACTCAGGTACGATCTCCGTAAAATCAACAGATGCCAAAGTTGACGTAGATGGGCTTTTATTTAATACGACGACGGTTACTAATGGTCAGCCGATTGTTAATAATGAGGCAGGCGGTAAGATTACAGTTGAGGGTTTAAAGCAGTCTTCTGGTGTAAGAAGCACAACAGCTCAAAGTGCATTAGAAATGACCAATGCGGGTGAGATAACCGTTACTGGTCAAAAATCTTATGGCATTAACACAACGACCAATAACGGTGCGACAACAATCGAGAATAAAGGTAAGATTACAAGTAAAGGGGTGTTAGCAGGCCAAACCCTTGCCGAAGCTTATGGTGTGTATATAAATAGTCAATACAATGGTTATTCTAAAGCAGACGGTAATTTGACGGTTGGTGTGACGAATGAAGGTACGATAGACGTATCCTCTGAAATAGGGACTGCGACGACCATAGCAACCACAGACAGAAATAAATTCAGTAAGGCGGTGGGTGTTTATGGATATATTTCTGGTACAGATAATGATGTCACCCTTACTAATAAAGGGACTGGTAGTGCGATTAAGGTAACAGGTCCTCAAGCAGTGGGGATGTATGCTTCTGTAAATGCTGCAGGTAATGCGACTACCACAAATGAAGGTAATATAACGGTTACGCAAAACGCCAAAGGAATCCAGGAAGATTTATATTTGTATAGTAATTCAGTCGGTATGTATGCATTTTCTAGAGAAGGTAATGCGACCGCTGTCAATACAGGTACTATTACGCTTAAAGGCGAAGAGTCGAATGGACAGTCCTCTTATTATGATAGTAAGGAGATATCAGGAAGTACAAATAATAATACAGAATCTGGGCTGTATCCCGATAACCCCAAATTAGTGGGTATTATGGCAAATGGTCAAAATGCTACTGTAACGAATAGTGCTTCAATTAACGCCACATCAACGCTTTACGGCGTTCGTTCGGTGGGTATTGCACTTGAATTTGCCCCGAATGAAAGTTATAGACGTAAATCACTTTCCAATTATGAGGTTAAAAATAGTGGTGCTATTGATGTTTCTGGTGTGGGAGCAGGCGGTATTCTTGGTAGATCGTTTGGTAAGATTACTATTACCAATGAAGCAACAGGAACGATTAAGGCTACTTCAAATTCGTATGCTGGGGTAGATACCACTAAAACGAAGATTGATAATGCGGTAGGGATTCAAGGCTTCTCTTTCACAAACGATGTAAGCATTGATAACAAAGCCGATGTGACGGCCACAGCGAATGATACTTCTACCAATCTTAACGGCGGTGCATTTGGTATCTATGGTGCAGCAGCTGCTTCCATTACATCTCGTAATAATACGGCTCCATTATCTGGCAATCTCACTATTAAGAATACAGGAAATGTCAAAGTATCTGGTCAAACATCGACAGTAGGTATTTTTGGTGAGTCTTATAACAATACTTATTTTAAGGATCCAACAACTGTTAAGATTGAGAACTCTGGCGATATTAGCATTACGAAAAATCCTAGCTCTTCGACTTCCTTTGCGGCAGGTATTTATGCCAGTGCAAACACCACTACTTCAACTGTTGAGGTAAAAAATACCGCCTCAAAACTTGATATTAATGCAAATACGGCGACTGACAATGCTAAATCAGCAACAAGCCGTTCTTCAGCTGAGATGCAAGGAATCATTGCTAAAGGAAAATCAGCAAAAGTGGAGAATAGTGCCGTTATTACCGCTAATTCAAATTTAGCTGGATTAAATATGACGGGGATTCGATTGTACGCAGGCGACGGTGATGCTACCCTGACCAATACCGCTAAGATTACCGCTACCCAGACAGGGAAAATGGAAGCTAGCGCCACTTATCCAACGGGTGATGATATCTATTCCGCAGCGATTAAGGTAACAAACCGAGGAGCTACTGAGATTAAGAACAACGGTGCCATAAGCTTAGCAGGTAACTTGGTATCGGATGTATCTTCAGTATTTAATAATGCAGGTAATAGCCAAAATCTCAATAATATCTACAGTGATTATGTCAGAAAACTGATGGGTATCTATGTCAAAAATTATTCTAGTACAGATACACCAACAGTTGAAAACACGGGCGATATTAAAGGTGAGTCTAAACTATTTGCTACCCAGATTACTGGTGTTTATGTAAATAGTAACAGTGTAGCCACAGATGGGGTTATTAAAAATACAGGTGGAGAAATTGACCTTAAAGGTGCCTCTGCAGTGGGCTTGATGTCCTATGCAAATAAAGGTAAAGCAGAGATTACGTCAACAGGTACTAAGATTAAAGTCACCTCTCAAGCCAATACAGAAGCTGATGCAGCGAGTAAGTCGGAATTCTTACGCGTAGGCCCTGCAGTAGGGATTTATGCCCGCTCAACAAGTGGTGTGGCTAACATTACGAACCAAGCGGTAATCGAGGCAGAAGGTCCTACTGCAACCGCCATAGAAACTTATTCTGGTAGTAATACCACAAGCGTGACTAATGGGGCTGCTTTAACGGTAACAGGTAATGTAGCAACAGGGATTAAAGCTTATGGCAGTACCACTGCTGCAGGCGAAGCTACTAAAGTTACTAACTCAGCTGATATTACGATTACTCGCACTCCATCTAATACGACCACTAGTAGTGCAGCGATTTATGCACAAGCAGGTGGTAAGGGTGATGTAAAAGTTGAGAATACTAATACTGCCAGTAAGATTACCTTAACGGCAAATGCCGCGAGTGACAATACAACTGGCGGTGGTACCTTGTATGGTATTTATGCTTCAGGACAAGGTAAAAGTACGGTTGTCAATAAGGCAACGATTGTCGGTAATTCTAATCTAACAAGTCAATCCATTACAGGTATCTATGCTTCTGCAAGTAGTTTAGCAGCAGGTGATGTAAGTGTTGATACGGATAAAGATATAAACTTAACAGCGAGAACAGTCACTGGTATTAGTGCACAAAATGGCAATGGCAGTACCGCACTTAACTTAACAAAAGGCAATATTACGGTTACCGCTCAACCTGTAACATCGAATACAAGCTACGGTAGTGATACAGTAGGTTCGGCAACAGGTATCCAAGTAAGTGCTTCAGGAACAGGCAATGAAGCTAAAGTTGAAAATGCTGTGGCAGTGATGGCTAAAGCTATTGTCGATGCAGCGACTTATGGAGCAAGTGTCGGTAAGTATGAAACCGCACTCGGCATTAAAGTTAATGGCGGATCTGGTACGAATGCAACGCTAGTGAACAAGGGTGCGATTACCACTGAAGGGGCATCTTCTATTGGTTTAATGGCTACGGCATATTCTAGTACAACAATTGCAAAAGTTGAAAACAATGCCGCGATTACTACCACTCAGAAAGGTAAAAATATCAGTGGTGTAGCGTCTAATATTTCAGCGGCAATCATGGGCACTGCTCAGTATGCTAACGTAGATGTTACTAACAATGGTGCAATTACCTTAAATGGCGAAGCTCTTTCAGATGATACAACTGTTGCTACAACTCCTACATTAAGCACGACTGAATCGAAATTAGTCGGTATTTATGGTGAATTAACTAACAGTAGTAACACTAAAGAGTTAACTGTTAAGAATAACGCTGCCATAACAGGTACGTCAACACTTGATAGTACCTCAGTGGTGGGTGTGCTAGCGACCTCAGAAGGAAATGGCACAGTTAAGATCATTAACGATACTAGTGATAGCACTATTAACTTAACAGGTGCTTCAGTAGCAGGTTTGATGACCTCAGGTGGTCAAAACATTGATATTCAGTCTAAAGGCGGTGATATTACTGTAACAGCAACGGCTGACAAAGGTGTTGCAAAAGGTATCTTTATCAATACGAACTCTGCCGTTATTACAGGTACTTCTGATTTAACCAATAAAGCATTAGTAGGTATTCGTGCGGCTAGTAATGGCAGTGGTGGTGCAAGCGTTACCAACAAAGGTAATATTGCACTTACACATGACCAATCGGCTGTTCAAGGTAATAAGCAAGGCTTTGAAAGTGTAGGTATCTACGCAAGTTCTTCAACTAGTGTGGCGAAAATTGAGAACACTGGTGCAACGGTTACTGTTGAGAATCCAATATCTTTTGGTCAAGTAAATTCACGTGCTTTGAAAGCAGAAGGTGCAACTAAGGCTGAAGTAACGAATGATAGTGCTTTGACTATTAAGAAAACAGCTTCCGTATATGCAGAAGGAATCAGAGCAACTGCTAATGCTACTACAGGAACCGCCACGGTGAATAACAAAGGTGAGATTAATGTAGAGTCTAGTGCTAGTAACGCTTATGCTGCGGGTATTTACAGCACTGCAGGTGAAGTAACTGTGGAGAATACAGCTAATATTACTTCCGTTGCAGATAGCTCGAATAATTATGCTGCAGGCATTGTGTCGACTAACAGTTCAGCAACGGATGTTACGCTTAAAAACTTAAATAATGCGGTCATTAAAGCCACTAATAATGGCACTGGTAGTGCTAGAGGTATTTATGCGACTGCATCAACTACGAAAGGTACCGTTAAGATTGAAACGGCAGCAGGGACTAGTATTGTTACTGACAATGCTGCAGGTAAAGCACAGGGTCTTTATGTAGCTAGCGCACTAAATAGTAATATCCAGAATAATGGTACTATTACAGCAACCACTGCAAAAGATGCTTATGGTATTCAAGATGGTAGCTTAAATAGCGTCATTACAAATACGGCAGATATTAAAGCAACAGGCACTTCTTCTGCTTATGGTATGTACGTTGAAAACACAACTTCGAAAACGGTAGGTGGAACAACAAAACAACAATGTTTTGGTAATTTCTGCTTTGATGTTACTGAAGGTGGTACTAACGTATTCACTTCTAACTTAGTGTCTAGCAATATTACCAACGATGCGAATCTAACCGTTAAGGCTAATAATGCCACGGATTCGGCTGGTATTTATGTTGGTTTTGGAGCTGATACGACAGCTGCTTCGATTACTAACACGAAAACCATTGAACTTACTGGCTCATCAGATAAAGCAACGTCATTACGTCGCAGTGCGATTACATTTGCTAGTGATGGTAATACCGCGAAGGCTACATTCACGGTGGATAACAGTGGTACGATCCAATCTGATGATAATAGCTATGCGATTACATTAAGCCAGATAGCTAATCCAGCTACTGGTGCTATCGAAGACAATGAAACAAACATCGCCATTACCAATACCGGAACGATTAGCTCGGCGTTAGGTGTGAAAACACAAGCTGGTGCGGATAGTTATACTCAGACAGGTTCAAACTCTATGTTTGAGGGTGTGCTAGATATGGATAAAGGCGATGATGTAGCAACTTTCGAAGATGGATACATTATCGGCAAGATCTATATGGGTGAAGGTAGTGATACGGTTTCGATTGCGTCTAATGTTGATACTACTGGTTTAACCGTCTTAGATGGTGGCGATGATTATGGTACTGCAGATGGCTGGGTAGATACGCTAATCTTAAACGGTGAGCGTCAGATCTTCACGGATAATCAAGGAACGACCGCTACTTCTCGTGCTGGCAATACAGGAATAAACCTATTGGATTGGGAAAACATCGATTTGGGTGATGGCACGACAGAATCTGTTGCAACCTTAGCAGGTAACTTAGAGGCTGAAACAGTCAACATTGCAAATAATGCTACCTTGAAGATGAGTGAAGATATTAATTCTCCAACGATCAAGGGTAGTGTTGTCAACTCAGGTACGATTGACCTAACAGGTAATAAACAAACAGGCGATACCCTTACTATCGATGGTAACTATACAGGTAATAGCGGCAGTACGATTAAACTTAACTTTGTACTCAATGATGACAAAGAGTTTGCAGCTTCTGACAATGTCGTTATTACGGGTACCGCTTCTGGTGAATCAACAGTAGAGTTACTTGGAGAAGATAATACGGCTGTCGTGTTAGACGGTAATGCGGAAGAAGTTAGCTTGGCAACAAGCAAATTACCGATTATCTCTGTTCAAGGAAATAGTGACTTCCAAGTGACTGACTTTAAACTAACAGGTACATTAGAGACAACAGGTGCATCTGATGTTAAGTTGGTAAGAAACGGTGCAAATAACTACTACTGGGGACCTAGTTATGCTTGGGTAACTAACCGAGTGGGTGCAAACGCGACTAACTACTTAGGTATGATTCGCGTCAACCAAGAACAAGGCTTTATGACACTTTCTACGTATCATGAACGCCGTGGCGATAATATTTACACCTATCCAGAAAACAAACAAAGCTGGGGACGTATCTATGGTCGTCATATTTCTCAAGATGGTGCACAGTTTATCGGTTTAGATACAAACTTCTATGGTATCCAAATCGGCCATGACTTCCGTATTCGTTATAACGAAAATGGCAGACGTGATCAAACAGGCGTGTACTTTGCTTATAACCAAGCATCAGCTGATTTCATGAACTATACACGCGATGATCCTAAGACTGGTCGCGGTACGGCTAAGAACTTCAGCTTAGGTATTACTCATACTCGTCTATACGCGAATATGACATACATTGACTTAGTTGCTCAAGTTTCGCATACACGCAACAAATATAAACCGATTGCTAAAGAGGCGAGAGGTCAAGACACTTGGGGTTATGCGTTATCTGCTGAATACGGTCGTCCATTCGTGATTAATGAGCGTCGTGCTTTGGATAATGCTTATACTACTCGTTGGACAATTGAACCACAAGCTCAATTAGTGTATCAGTATATGCACATGAATGATTTCCGTGATGAAACACGTGAAATTGCTACGAATGTCCAACACGCCTTGAGAGGTCGCTTGGGTGCAAGAGCGGTTTACCATACCAATGAGAAAAATACCGTGTATGCAGTGGCTAATATTTGGCATGATTTCTTGAAACCAAGAAAAATGAATATTGGTGAAGATGCGATACGTGAAACTTACGCCTCAACATGGGGTGAACTCGGTGTGGGTAGTTCAATGAAGTTTAACCGCAATACCGCTATCTATGGCGATGTACGCTATGAACGTAGTTTATCAGGTACTAAACGCCATGGTGTGAGAGGTACTGTAGGATTGAGCTACAACTGGAAATAA
- a CDS encoding Fic family protein — translation MGQEKTYQLPDLFNLGNIENKTILKACNVAHQALGELKGVVHSMPNQNILLTTLPIQEAKESSAIENIITTQDDLYKSNADNLEFPSIAAKEVHRYGLAMAIGYEQVKQHKLITLRLIKDVQERLEGNNAGFRQQAGTALINQHTGETVYTPPQLPSEIENGMAKLTEFINNSEQIDYDPLVKMALIHHQFESIHPFYDGNGRTGRIINILYLIQQDLLETPILYLSRYINQHKEQYYRLIQQVRDTQNWEEWILFILQGIAQTAKQTTVLINQIKEFMQKHKHLIRRELPKIYSHELINNIYQYPYTKIDFVARDCRIHRNTASKYLEELVKLGVLKKEKIGKDNFYINTNLFNLLGE, via the coding sequence ATGGGGCAGGAGAAAACTTATCAGTTACCTGATTTATTTAATCTGGGCAATATTGAAAATAAAACTATTTTAAAAGCGTGTAATGTGGCTCATCAAGCACTAGGGGAGCTGAAAGGGGTGGTGCATAGCATGCCAAACCAAAATATTTTGCTGACAACATTGCCGATACAAGAAGCAAAGGAAAGTTCTGCCATAGAAAATATTATCACCACCCAAGATGATCTATATAAAAGTAATGCCGATAATTTAGAGTTTCCCTCGATTGCCGCGAAAGAGGTGCATCGTTATGGTTTAGCGATGGCAATTGGTTATGAACAGGTTAAGCAACATAAATTAATCACATTAAGATTAATTAAAGATGTACAAGAGCGATTAGAGGGAAATAACGCGGGTTTTCGCCAACAAGCGGGTACTGCTTTGATTAATCAACACACTGGGGAAACGGTTTACACGCCCCCACAATTACCGTCTGAAATTGAAAATGGTATGGCAAAACTGACTGAGTTTATCAATAATTCAGAACAAATTGATTATGATCCATTGGTTAAAATGGCATTAATTCATCATCAGTTTGAAAGTATTCATCCATTTTATGATGGTAATGGTCGAACAGGTCGAATTATCAATATTCTTTACCTTATCCAACAAGATCTGTTGGAAACCCCTATTTTGTACCTTTCACGTTATATTAATCAGCATAAAGAACAATATTATCGATTAATTCAACAAGTCAGAGATACGCAAAATTGGGAAGAGTGGATTTTGTTCATACTCCAAGGCATTGCTCAAACAGCGAAACAAACAACCGTATTGATTAATCAAATCAAAGAATTTATGCAAAAACATAAGCACCTCATTCGCCGTGAATTACCTAAGATTTACAGTCATGAACTTATCAATAATATTTATCAGTATCCTTATACAAAAATTGATTTTGTTGCCAGAGACTGTCGTATTCATCGCAATACTGCAAGTAAGTATTTAGAAGAACTGGTCAAACTCGGGGTGCTGAAAAAAGAAAAAATAGGTAAAGATAATTTTTATATCAATACCAATTTATTTAATTTGTTGGGGGAGTAA